CCCGGCGTGCCGACAATGATATGCGGATGTTTTTTCAGCTTTTCGATCTGCTTCTTCACATTCGCCCCGCCGATTAAGGAAGCCGCGCGCAGCTCTGATCCCGCTTTCCAATCCTGAATCACCTGAAAGATCTGCATCACCAGCTCACGGGATGGCGCTAAAATCACTGTCTGCGGATGCTTCTGATCTGGTTTGATCCGTTCCATGACCGGAAGCGCGTACGCCAGCGTCTTGCCTGTTCCTGTCGGCGATTCCGCAATGACATCCCTTCCGTCCATAATCAGCTGAGCCGCCTGTTCCTGAACAGGTGTCGGCTTTTGAAAACCGGAAGCATTCCAATTCTCTTGAATAAATGATTGTGCATTATGTAAAAATGGCCAAGTTTGCGTCATTTTTTTCTCCTCAATTCGTGAAATCTATTCCATAGTATCTCAAAACCTCGCCCGGAACGCAATTTTTCTTTTTCTTTCCTATACCTTTCAACATTCCGATTCCTCCTTTATAATCATAAGGGTAAATAATACACGCCGGCTGTGCGTGTTTGATAAACGATAGAGGTGTAAATATGAGTATTTTATCTGTAAAGGATTTAAGCCACGGCTTTGGTGACCGGGCCATTTTTAATAACGTCTCCTTCCGCCTGCTAAAAGGCGAGCACGTCGGGCTGATCGGCGCAAATGGCGAAGGAAAATCCACTTTTATGAATATTATTACCGGAAAGCTCGAACCTGATGAGGGAAAAGTCGAATGGTCAAAAAATGTACGTGTCGGCTATCTGGATCAGCATACCGTGCTGGAAAAAGGAAAATCCATTCGTGATGTCCTGAAAGACGCGTTCCATTATTTATTTGCGATGGAAGAAGAAATGAACGAGATTTACAACAAAATGGGCGAAGCTGATCCCGACGGGCTCGAAAAGCTGCTTGAAGAAGTCGGCGTGATTCAAGACGCCCTGACGAACAATGATTTTTATGTCATTGATTCCAAGGTGGAAGAAATCGCCCGCGGCCTCGGTTTGAGCGATATCGGATTAGAGCGTGATGTCACCGATTTAAGCGGCGGACAGCGCACCAAGGTTCTTCTCGCTAAGCTTCTCCTTGAAAAACCGGAAATTCTGCTTCTCGATGAACCGACCAACTATCTTGACGAGCAGCATATCGAGTGGCTGAAACGCTACCTGCAGGAATATGAGAACGCGTTTATCCTGATTTCCCATGATATTCCGTTCTTAAACAGCGTCATCAACCTGATTTATCATGTTGAAAATCAAGAGCTGACACGCTATGTCGGCGACTACCATCAGTTTATGGAAGTCTACGAGGTGAAGAAACAGCAGCTTGAAGCAGCGTACAAAAAGCAGCAGCAGGAAGTCGCGGAGCTGAAGGATTTCGTTGCCCGCAACAAAGCGCGTGTCAGCACGAGAAATATGGCGATGTCCCGCCAAAAGAAACTCGATAAGATGGATATGATCGAGCTTGCGGCAGAAAAGCCAAAGCCGGAATTTCACTTCAAGCCGGCGAGAACGTCAGGCAAGCTGATTTTTGAAACGAAGGATTTAGTCATTGGCTACGATTCCCCGCTGTCACGCCCGCTCAACCTCCGCATGGAGCGCGGCCAAAAAATCGCCCTTTACGGCGCGAACGGGATCGGAAAAACGACCTTGCTGAAAAGCTTGCTTGGCGAAATCC
The Bacillus vallismortis genome window above contains:
- a CDS encoding ABC-F family ATP-binding cassette domain-containing protein, with amino-acid sequence MSILSVKDLSHGFGDRAIFNNVSFRLLKGEHVGLIGANGEGKSTFMNIITGKLEPDEGKVEWSKNVRVGYLDQHTVLEKGKSIRDVLKDAFHYLFAMEEEMNEIYNKMGEADPDGLEKLLEEVGVIQDALTNNDFYVIDSKVEEIARGLGLSDIGLERDVTDLSGGQRTKVLLAKLLLEKPEILLLDEPTNYLDEQHIEWLKRYLQEYENAFILISHDIPFLNSVINLIYHVENQELTRYVGDYHQFMEVYEVKKQQLEAAYKKQQQEVAELKDFVARNKARVSTRNMAMSRQKKLDKMDMIELAAEKPKPEFHFKPARTSGKLIFETKDLVIGYDSPLSRPLNLRMERGQKIALYGANGIGKTTLLKSLLGEIQPLEGSVERGEHLFTGYFEQEVKETNNNTCIEEVWSEFPSYTQYEIRAALAKCGLTTKHIESRVSVLSGGEKAKVRLCKLINSETNLLVLDEPTNHLDVDAKEELKCALKEYKGSILLISHEPEFYMDIATETWNCESWTTKVL